A region from the Brassica napus cultivar Da-Ae chromosome C8, Da-Ae, whole genome shotgun sequence genome encodes:
- the LOC106397325 gene encoding pentatricopeptide repeat-containing protein DWY1, chloroplastic, producing the protein MALESAFSASFCSFPFPKAITIERETLSFRRIITSGAKGIAGEGEVQNLRISTDVKRVFKKEKAETQALNSGRVTSRRLSGSVLEDKQEISGQKKAILDRSKAVVKLKSLGKEVREAGYVPETKYVLHDIDEEAKERALMHHSERLAIAFGLINTPPGTTIRVMKNLRICGDCHNFIKVLSSIEGREFIVRDNKRFHHFRDGSCSCGDYW; encoded by the coding sequence ATGGCTCTGGAGTCTGCTTTCTCCGCGAGTTTCTGCTCCTTCCCTTTCCCAAAAGCAATCACCATTGAGAGAGAAACCTTATCCTTTCGCCGAATCATTACCTCGGGAGCCAAGGGAATTGCAGGTGAGGGTGAAGTTCAAAACTTAAGGATAAGCACTGATGTCAAAAGGGTTTTCAAGAAAGAGAAAGCTGAGACCCAAGCTCTCAATAGTGGCAGAGTAACATCAAGAAGACTTTCAGGATCAGTACTGGAAGATAAGCAGGAGATCTCAGGACAGAAGAAAGCTATTTTAGATAGAAGCAAGGCCGTAGTGAAGCTGAAATCCTTAGGAAAAGAAGTGAGAGAGGCAGGCTATGTACCAGAGACAAAGTATGTTCTTCATGATATTGATGAAGAAGCTAAAGAGAGAGCATTGATGCATCACAGTGAACGGTTAGCTATTGCGTTTGGGCTTATAAACACGCCTCCTGGGACGACGATAAGAGTGATGAAGAATTTGAGGATATGCGGAGATTGCCACAACTTCATTAAGGTGTTGTCGAGTATTGAAGGTAGAGAGTTCATTGTAAGAGATAACAAGAGGTTTCATCATTTTAGAGATGGTAGTTGCTCTTGTGGAGATTATTGGtag